The Haloplanus salinarum genome includes a region encoding these proteins:
- a CDS encoding energy-coupling factor ABC transporter permease, with product MHIMEGFLPPVWAVVWTVLALPFVAYGARRTLSAVRTDPRTKALVAVCAAFVFVLSALKLPSVAGSSSHPTGTGLIVVLFGPAVTAFVSVVVLLYQALLLAHGGVTTLGANVLSMGVVGPFVGWTAYRLVRPRLSLERSTFVAAAVTDWTTYLVTSFQLGLAFPAGADPGGVLASALDFAAVFTVTQLPIGVLEGLLAAAMVGYLCRLDTLDGSRVGVAS from the coding sequence TTGCACATCATGGAGGGATTCCTGCCACCGGTTTGGGCGGTCGTCTGGACGGTCCTCGCACTCCCGTTCGTGGCGTACGGCGCGCGGCGGACGCTGTCGGCCGTTCGGACCGATCCCCGCACCAAGGCGCTGGTCGCGGTGTGTGCGGCGTTCGTGTTCGTCCTCTCGGCGCTCAAACTCCCCTCGGTGGCGGGGAGTTCCTCGCATCCGACCGGGACGGGCCTCATCGTCGTGCTGTTCGGCCCCGCCGTCACCGCCTTCGTCTCGGTCGTGGTCCTCCTCTACCAGGCGCTCCTCCTCGCCCACGGGGGCGTGACGACCCTCGGTGCCAACGTCCTCTCGATGGGGGTCGTCGGCCCCTTCGTCGGGTGGACGGCGTACCGGCTCGTCCGGCCGCGACTGTCGCTCGAACGGTCCACCTTCGTCGCCGCGGCGGTCACCGACTGGACGACGTATCTCGTCACCTCGTTCCAACTCGGGCTGGCCTTTCCCGCGGGGGCGGACCCGGGCGGCGTCCTCGCGTCGGCGCTCGACTTCGCGGCGGTGTTCACCGTCACACAGCTCCCCATCGGCGTGCTCGAGGGCCTCCTCGCGGCGGCGATGGTGGGCTACCTGTGCCGTCTCGACACGCTCGACGGGAGCCGGGTGGGGGTGGCGTCGTGA
- a CDS encoding cobalt-factor II C(20)-methyltransferase, translating to MTVYGVGLGPGEADLITVRGKRVLESASTVHSPGRLSRSVAREYVPDSKLGDLDFPMTRDPEKLRRAWRTAADAVAETAADEDVAFVTLGDPNVYSTFGHLRRTLSAFHPDVDVAVVPGVSAVTAFATALGVEIEAGTGLSLREAADGAAPTGPDRMILFKVTDAVATHEGLVDAGYDVRYGRRLFMEQGETTVTSDPTEVAERDYYTLAYAERRGLERDLATAAFEDGEREGSA from the coding sequence GTGACCGTCTACGGCGTCGGCCTCGGCCCCGGCGAGGCCGACCTGATCACCGTCCGCGGCAAGCGGGTCCTCGAATCCGCGTCGACCGTTCACTCGCCCGGCCGCCTCTCGCGGTCGGTCGCCCGCGAGTACGTTCCCGACTCCAAGCTCGGCGACCTCGACTTCCCGATGACCCGCGACCCCGAGAAACTCCGGCGGGCGTGGCGGACGGCCGCCGACGCCGTCGCCGAGACGGCGGCCGACGAGGACGTCGCCTTCGTCACCCTCGGCGACCCGAACGTCTACTCGACGTTCGGACACCTCCGGCGGACGCTGTCGGCCTTCCACCCCGACGTGGACGTGGCGGTGGTGCCGGGCGTCAGCGCCGTGACGGCCTTCGCGACGGCGCTCGGCGTCGAGATCGAGGCCGGGACCGGCCTCTCGCTCCGGGAGGCCGCCGACGGCGCGGCGCCGACCGGCCCCGATCGGATGATCCTGTTCAAGGTCACCGACGCGGTGGCCACCCACGAGGGACTCGTCGACGCCGGCTACGACGTCCGCTACGGTCGCCGCCTGTTCATGGAACAGGGGGAGACCACCGTCACGAGCGACCCGACGGAGGTGGCCGAGCGCGACTACTACACGCTCGCGTACGCCGAACGGCGGGGGCTGGAGCGCGACCTGGCGACCGCCGCCTTCGAGGACGGCGAGCGGGAGGGGTCGGCGTGA
- a CDS encoding cobalt-precorrin-4/precorrin-4 C(11)-methyltransferase, with protein sequence MRNDHTAGDVREGVPFIGAGPGDPGLLTVTGKRLVEDADLVVHAGSLVNSELLEAYCDDAEQVNSVGKDLEELVPLMAEAYEAGRTVVRLHSGDPAVYGAALEQMDALDDEGVPSYFVPGVTSAFAASATLGTQLTLNEVANHVAFTRPQGKTLSAEEDHISDFVGFGDVTTCIYLGTHAVSDTMDRLLDDGHDPETPVAVVYHASWPDEDVIRGTIGTIGEQVEAAGYRASALVIIGEAATGAGYERSYLYGDWANDDDSDTESDTNHD encoded by the coding sequence GTGAGAAACGATCACACCGCCGGCGACGTCCGCGAGGGCGTCCCCTTTATCGGCGCCGGCCCCGGCGACCCGGGGCTGCTCACCGTCACCGGGAAGCGCCTCGTCGAGGACGCGGACCTCGTCGTGCACGCCGGCTCGCTGGTCAACAGCGAACTGCTGGAGGCGTACTGCGACGACGCGGAGCAGGTCAACAGCGTCGGCAAGGACCTCGAAGAGTTGGTCCCGCTGATGGCCGAGGCCTACGAGGCCGGGCGGACGGTCGTGCGCCTGCACAGCGGCGACCCCGCCGTCTACGGCGCCGCCCTGGAGCAGATGGACGCCCTCGACGACGAGGGTGTCCCGTCCTACTTCGTGCCCGGCGTCACCTCCGCCTTCGCCGCCAGCGCGACCCTCGGGACGCAGTTGACGCTCAACGAGGTGGCCAACCACGTCGCCTTCACCCGGCCACAGGGCAAGACCCTCTCGGCCGAGGAGGACCACATCAGCGACTTCGTCGGCTTCGGCGACGTGACGACGTGCATCTACCTGGGGACCCACGCCGTCAGCGACACGATGGACCGCCTGCTCGACGACGGCCACGATCCCGAGACGCCCGTCGCGGTCGTCTACCACGCCTCCTGGCCCGACGAGGACGTGATCCGGGGCACCATCGGAACCATCGGCGAGCAGGTCGAGGCGGCGGGCTACCGCGCCTCGGCGCTAGTGATAATCGGCGAGGCGGCCACCGGCGCCGGGTACGAGCGGTCGTACCTGTACGGCGACTGGGCGAACGACGACGACAGCGACACCGAGAGCGACACGAACCATGACTGA
- a CDS encoding fibrillarin-like rRNA/tRNA 2'-O-methyltransferase, which yields MSLPDGVERRRVDGRERLATRGEPVYGEPTDGPWRLWDAGRSKLGATLELGLDTGLTGGESVLYLGAASGTTVSHVADFAGPTYAVEFAPRPARDLVDVAASRPNLFPLLKDARRPETYAHVVESDLDALVQDVATRGQARVAARNRRFLAPDGRLLAAIKARSEDVTRDPASVFEDVLADLRAHYEILETARLDRHHDDHLVVVASPREE from the coding sequence ATGAGCCTCCCCGACGGCGTCGAGCGGCGCCGGGTCGACGGCCGGGAGCGCCTCGCCACCCGCGGGGAGCCGGTGTACGGCGAGCCGACGGACGGCCCGTGGCGCCTGTGGGACGCCGGTCGGTCGAAACTCGGCGCGACCCTGGAACTGGGCCTCGACACCGGCCTGACCGGCGGGGAGAGCGTCCTCTATCTCGGCGCCGCGAGCGGGACGACGGTCAGCCACGTCGCCGACTTCGCGGGACCGACCTACGCCGTCGAGTTCGCGCCCCGACCCGCCCGCGACCTGGTCGATGTGGCGGCCTCCCGCCCCAACCTGTTTCCGCTGTTGAAGGACGCCCGCCGGCCCGAGACGTACGCCCACGTGGTCGAGTCGGATCTCGACGCCCTCGTCCAGGACGTGGCGACCCGCGGCCAGGCCCGCGTCGCGGCCCGCAACCGGCGCTTTCTGGCCCCGGACGGGCGACTCCTCGCGGCGATCAAGGCCCGAAGCGAGGACGTGACCCGCGACCCCGCATCCGTCTTCGAGGACGTCCTCGCCGACCTGCGGGCGCACTACGAGATCCTGGAGACGGCTCGGCTCGACCGGCACCACGACGACCACCTCGTCGTCGTCGCCAGTCCACGGGAGGAGTAG
- the cbiT gene encoding precorrin-6Y C5,15-methyltransferase (decarboxylating) subunit CbiT: protein MPQVALPHDAKAGPTKAEIRGVTLRKLDLQPTDHFVDVGSCTGAVTVEAARRAGRVTAVERKPDRLEVTRKNLAANEYDAEVSLREAEAPAGLPDDADAMFLGGSRNFEAVLDHAVETGVDRVVMNVSRVEVAGRAVDAFRDRDLLSEVLQIQVNHGYELAGATSFRADNPVYVVVGRRDGGGLA from the coding sequence ATGCCTCAGGTAGCGCTTCCGCACGACGCGAAGGCCGGGCCGACGAAAGCGGAGATACGTGGAGTGACGCTCCGGAAGTTGGACTTGCAGCCCACGGATCACTTCGTCGACGTCGGCTCCTGTACCGGCGCGGTCACCGTGGAGGCGGCCCGTCGCGCCGGCCGGGTGACGGCCGTCGAGCGAAAGCCCGACCGGCTGGAGGTGACCCGGAAGAACCTCGCCGCCAACGAGTACGACGCCGAGGTGTCGCTTCGCGAGGCGGAGGCGCCGGCGGGGCTTCCGGACGACGCGGACGCCATGTTCCTCGGTGGGAGTCGGAACTTCGAGGCCGTCCTCGATCACGCCGTGGAGACGGGCGTCGACCGGGTGGTGATGAACGTCTCCCGCGTCGAGGTGGCGGGCCGTGCCGTCGACGCCTTCCGCGACCGGGACCTCCTCTCGGAGGTCCTCCAGATCCAGGTGAACCACGGCTACGAACTCGCCGGCGCGACGAGCTTCCGGGCGGACAACCCCGTCTACGTCGTCGTCGGGCGCCGCGACGGGGGCGGTCTCGCGTGA
- a CDS encoding NOP5/NOP56 family protein: MSDESGGVAWFRDVDPGDVDAARETIEGGSADEPNDWPARAVEEGFAADRDEYYERLHEATVHATREAVRERERADDRQLIHCVRAMDDAERTANELAERVAEWAGALFDDAQPGVDGARSIAGHDAETAAERRAVSLAERVVDLADEADDLRAYIERAAPAVAPNLTRMAGPVLAARLIALAGGLGSLAKKPSGTVQVLGAEDALFAHLSGRAPSPKHGVIFTHDYVRNTRPEDRGSAARALAGKLTIAARIDHYAGDLRPSLHEELDERIATIRARADR; this comes from the coding sequence ATGAGTGACGAATCCGGGGGTGTCGCCTGGTTCCGAGACGTCGACCCGGGCGACGTGGACGCGGCCCGCGAGACCATCGAAGGCGGGAGTGCGGACGAACCGAACGACTGGCCCGCCCGCGCCGTCGAAGAGGGTTTCGCCGCCGACCGAGACGAGTATTACGAGCGCCTGCACGAAGCGACGGTACACGCGACTCGGGAGGCCGTCCGCGAGCGCGAGCGGGCCGACGACCGACAGTTGATCCACTGTGTCCGGGCGATGGACGACGCCGAGCGGACGGCGAACGAACTCGCGGAGCGGGTCGCCGAGTGGGCGGGCGCGCTGTTCGACGACGCCCAGCCGGGCGTCGACGGCGCCCGATCGATCGCCGGACACGACGCCGAGACGGCGGCGGAGCGTCGCGCCGTCTCCCTCGCCGAGCGGGTGGTCGACCTGGCTGACGAGGCCGACGACTTACGCGCGTACATCGAGCGGGCGGCGCCGGCGGTGGCGCCCAACCTGACCCGGATGGCCGGGCCGGTGCTCGCCGCGCGGTTGATCGCCCTCGCGGGCGGCCTCGGTTCCCTCGCGAAGAAGCCCTCGGGAACGGTCCAGGTGCTCGGCGCCGAGGACGCGCTGTTCGCCCACCTCTCCGGACGGGCACCGTCCCCGAAACACGGCGTCATCTTCACCCACGACTACGTCCGGAACACCCGGCCCGAGGACCGCGGATCGGCCGCCCGTGCGCTGGCAGGGAAACTCACCATCGCGGCGCGGATCGACCACTACGCAGGCGACCTCCGGCCGTCGCTCCACGAGGAACTCGACGAGCGCATCGCGACCATCCGCGCGAGGGCCGACCGATGA
- the cbiG gene encoding cobalt-precorrin 5A hydrolase → MTESTTDTTDDGCSTPDSDGEVADEIAIVSFERKLDTAEEIEAGLAADYDRIDILEYHGDVFAEHWGEYDCFVGLMASGIAMRKTAPLLDDKWDDPAVVVVDEELTWAIPLTGGHHGANQVANDLAGLGAVPAMTTASEAAGKQGVESRAKALDTHVVNGDSTVATNLAVLDENLGPVARLDGPRAVLVGDDVTVLKRNTEAGVVLGTGSVSGADAEQFLTAWRAALDEADLTPDDVEFVATATRKEDEPGLIEAAREFGVGVASLDKETLEAFEGPTPSKSKELIGWPGIAEASAIAAGRDHELLVEKRRHDDAVTVAVGR, encoded by the coding sequence ATGACTGAGAGCACTACCGACACGACGGACGACGGCTGTAGCACCCCGGACAGCGACGGGGAGGTCGCCGACGAGATCGCGATCGTCAGCTTCGAGCGCAAACTCGACACGGCCGAGGAGATCGAAGCCGGCCTCGCGGCCGACTACGACCGCATCGACATCCTCGAGTACCACGGCGACGTCTTCGCGGAGCACTGGGGCGAGTACGACTGCTTCGTCGGCCTGATGGCCAGCGGCATCGCCATGCGCAAGACCGCACCCCTGCTCGACGACAAGTGGGACGACCCCGCGGTGGTCGTCGTCGACGAGGAGCTGACGTGGGCCATCCCGCTCACCGGCGGCCACCACGGCGCGAACCAGGTAGCGAACGACCTCGCGGGCCTCGGCGCCGTGCCCGCGATGACGACGGCGTCGGAGGCGGCGGGCAAGCAGGGCGTCGAGAGCCGCGCGAAGGCCCTCGACACCCACGTCGTCAACGGCGACTCGACGGTGGCGACGAACCTCGCCGTCCTCGACGAGAACCTGGGACCGGTCGCCCGCCTCGACGGGCCGCGGGCGGTCCTCGTCGGCGACGACGTGACCGTCCTCAAGCGGAACACGGAGGCGGGCGTCGTCCTCGGCACCGGCAGCGTCTCCGGCGCCGACGCCGAACAGTTCCTGACCGCCTGGCGCGCGGCTCTCGACGAGGCGGACCTGACGCCCGACGACGTCGAGTTCGTCGCGACGGCGACCCGCAAGGAGGACGAACCCGGCCTGATCGAGGCCGCACGGGAGTTCGGCGTCGGAGTGGCCTCCCTCGACAAGGAGACCCTGGAGGCCTTCGAGGGGCCGACCCCCTCCAAGTCGAAGGAGCTGATCGGCTGGCCGGGCATCGCGGAGGCGAGCGCCATCGCGGCCGGCCGCGACCACGAACTCCTCGTCGAGAAGCGGCGACACGACGACGCGGTCACCGTGGCGGTGGGCCGATGA
- a CDS encoding precorrin-3B C(17)-methyltransferase: protein MTDHGTLYVVGIGPGLPAHMTQRAREVITGADCVIASNLYQEFLRQDGTLPPEGEGGEADPEVVRSSMGQQVELTREAFERVRDGEDVANVSGGDPNVYGKSDLVFTMADADDATDVPIEIVPGVTAALGGAAMMGAPLSNDFCTVSLSDKWRGWDEIEEKLRAAAISDFVVVLYNCWRNYERAIGILREERADDVPVGIFNDAGRGDAGRNVDGEAFTVTTLGEAAAHEEDVGGMGTSILVGTHETDTWRNDHETYLVTPRGGRDVEDF, encoded by the coding sequence ATGACCGATCACGGCACCCTCTACGTCGTCGGCATCGGGCCGGGGCTGCCCGCCCACATGACCCAGCGGGCGCGCGAGGTCATCACCGGCGCCGACTGTGTCATCGCCTCGAACCTCTACCAGGAGTTCCTCCGGCAGGACGGGACGCTCCCGCCCGAGGGCGAGGGCGGCGAGGCTGACCCCGAGGTCGTCCGCTCGTCGATGGGACAGCAGGTCGAACTCACCCGCGAAGCCTTCGAGCGCGTCCGGGACGGCGAGGACGTCGCCAACGTCTCCGGGGGCGACCCGAACGTCTACGGCAAGTCCGACCTCGTCTTCACGATGGCCGACGCCGACGACGCCACGGACGTCCCGATCGAGATCGTCCCCGGCGTGACCGCGGCGCTCGGCGGCGCGGCGATGATGGGCGCGCCCCTCTCGAACGACTTCTGTACCGTGTCGCTGTCCGACAAGTGGCGCGGCTGGGACGAGATCGAGGAGAAACTCCGCGCGGCCGCGATCAGCGACTTCGTCGTCGTCCTCTACAACTGCTGGCGGAACTACGAGCGGGCGATCGGGATCCTCCGCGAGGAGCGGGCCGACGACGTGCCGGTCGGCATCTTCAACGACGCCGGCCGGGGCGACGCCGGCCGGAACGTCGACGGGGAGGCGTTCACCGTCACGACGCTCGGCGAGGCGGCGGCCCACGAGGAAGACGTCGGCGGCATGGGCACGTCCATCCTCGTCGGCACCCACGAGACCGACACCTGGCGCAACGACCACGAAACGTACCTCGTCACCCCGCGCGGCGGGCGTGACGTCGAGGACTTCTAA
- the cbiQ gene encoding cobalt ECF transporter T component CbiQ, protein MHRTLEDVQVTATPVVEGPLRVYFVLVALLLTATTTRPAVYAVATVAFACLSIHAAGRAYVALLRYPLAFLVPSLLVVAVVTPGAPVLDLPAVTITDRGLAVAARTGLRAVASLSVLSFLALTTTVPELVAALDDLRLPSAVIELLLLVYRGIQVLVERSARLHTAARLRGGFDSRRALFRTTKLVGASLLVGSIDRAEAFERAMASRNYAGRMPVPEYESGGYAVVGVVLVALVAARWVA, encoded by the coding sequence ATGCACCGGACGCTTGAGGACGTCCAGGTGACCGCCACGCCCGTCGTCGAGGGGCCGCTACGGGTGTACTTCGTCCTCGTCGCGCTCCTGCTCACCGCGACGACGACGCGACCGGCCGTCTACGCCGTCGCCACCGTCGCCTTCGCCTGTCTGTCGATCCACGCCGCGGGGCGGGCCTACGTCGCGCTCCTCCGGTATCCCCTCGCCTTCCTGGTGCCGAGCCTGCTGGTCGTCGCCGTCGTCACCCCCGGCGCGCCGGTTCTGGACCTGCCGGCCGTGACCATCACCGACCGCGGCCTCGCCGTCGCGGCGCGGACGGGCCTGCGCGCGGTGGCGTCGCTCTCCGTGCTCTCCTTTCTGGCGCTGACGACGACGGTCCCCGAACTGGTCGCCGCCCTCGACGACCTCCGCTTGCCGTCGGCGGTGATCGAACTTCTCCTGCTCGTCTACCGCGGCATCCAGGTCCTCGTCGAGCGGTCGGCACGGCTCCACACGGCCGCCCGCCTCCGCGGTGGGTTCGACTCGCGGCGCGCCCTGTTTCGCACGACGAAACTCGTCGGCGCCTCGCTGCTGGTGGGATCGATCGACCGGGCGGAGGCGTTCGAACGCGCCATGGCGTCGCGCAACTACGCCGGCCGGATGCCGGTCCCCGAGTACGAGAGCGGGGGGTACGCCGTCGTCGGCGTCGTACTCGTCGCCCTCGTCGCGGCGAGGTGGGTCGCGTGA
- a CDS encoding energy-coupling factor ABC transporter substrate-binding protein: protein MRRSLLLGGVVAAVVFLLATAGGDLAGTDGQAVAEIEERSPTYDRWATPAWAPDATGEALLFALQGGVGAVLLGRYLDRLRASDGDAPDA from the coding sequence GTGAGACGCAGCCTGCTGCTCGGCGGCGTCGTCGCCGCCGTGGTCTTCCTCCTCGCGACGGCCGGCGGCGACCTCGCGGGAACCGACGGGCAGGCCGTTGCCGAAATCGAGGAGCGGTCCCCGACGTACGACCGGTGGGCGACGCCCGCCTGGGCGCCCGACGCGACGGGCGAGGCCCTCCTCTTCGCTCTCCAGGGGGGCGTTGGCGCGGTCCTGCTCGGACGGTACCTCGACCGGTTGCGAGCGAGTGATGGGGATGCACCGGACGCTTGA
- a CDS encoding mandelate racemase/muconate lactonizing enzyme family protein — MIDVSIESVETVGLSAPLEDRFGYAQEWVDRRSAVLVKVEADDGTVGWGECWGPVAGTRETVEDVLAPTVLGEDPLHVERLYDHLYDAGRATYQTVVPLPAISGLDIALWDLKGKLLDEPVSVLLGGRERGDVRAYATGHYFRDTDDLSVQYDEIADEAAANAEELGALKLKTGLSLLGYGPDEDIELVRTVRERVGDDVTMMVDANYAYTRREARRVGRALDQLGVQWFEEPVAPEDIEGYAALRADLDVPIAGGECHTPTDFTRLFDVHGVDVAQPDVCIVGGLTPGRRIVTRAQEHGIDVVPHAWGTPVGLAASLHLIATVDGRPWLEYDRSPNPIRDALAGPGMAPDDGTVPIPSTPGLGVEVDLDAVADYRIDG, encoded by the coding sequence ATGATCGACGTGTCCATCGAGAGCGTAGAGACGGTGGGTCTATCGGCACCGCTGGAAGACCGGTTCGGATACGCACAGGAGTGGGTGGACCGCCGTTCGGCGGTCCTCGTCAAGGTCGAAGCGGACGACGGGACGGTCGGATGGGGGGAGTGCTGGGGCCCGGTGGCTGGAACGCGGGAGACAGTCGAGGACGTCCTGGCACCGACCGTTCTCGGCGAGGATCCGCTGCACGTGGAACGCCTCTACGATCACCTCTACGATGCCGGTCGGGCGACGTACCAGACGGTCGTCCCACTGCCCGCGATCAGCGGGCTGGACATCGCACTCTGGGACCTCAAGGGAAAGCTGCTGGACGAACCCGTCTCCGTGCTCTTGGGCGGCCGCGAACGCGGGGACGTCCGCGCGTACGCCACCGGTCACTACTTCAGGGATACCGACGACCTCTCGGTTCAATACGACGAGATAGCCGACGAAGCGGCGGCGAACGCGGAGGAGTTGGGCGCGTTGAAACTGAAGACCGGTCTCTCGCTTCTCGGATACGGGCCCGACGAGGACATCGAACTCGTGCGAACCGTCCGGGAGCGGGTCGGTGACGACGTGACGATGATGGTGGACGCCAACTACGCCTACACACGGCGCGAAGCACGGAGGGTGGGACGGGCGCTGGACCAACTGGGAGTCCAATGGTTCGAAGAGCCCGTTGCACCGGAAGATATCGAAGGCTACGCCGCCCTTCGGGCCGACCTGGACGTACCGATCGCGGGAGGCGAATGTCACACGCCGACCGACTTCACTCGGCTGTTCGACGTCCACGGCGTGGACGTCGCACAACCCGACGTCTGCATCGTCGGGGGACTCACCCCCGGACGGCGCATCGTAACCCGAGCCCAAGAACACGGGATCGACGTCGTGCCACACGCGTGGGGGACGCCGGTCGGACTGGCAGCCAGCCTCCACCTCATCGCGACGGTCGATGGCCGACCGTGGTTGGAGTACGATCGCTCGCCGAACCCGATCCGCGACGCCCTCGCCGGTCCCGGTATGGCGCCGGACGACGGAACGGTACCGATTCCGTCCACTCCCGGTCTCGGCGTGGAGGTCGACCTCGATGCGGTGGCCGACTACCGGATAGACGGCTGA
- a CDS encoding energy-coupling factor ABC transporter ATP-binding protein codes for MIETVDLHFGYGDRTVLRGVEFTAPTAAVTVLLGRNGAGKSSLLKQFNGLLEPDRGHVVVGGERVAYDAASLRSLRRRVGFVFQRPDDQLVAPTVGEDVAFGPANRDGDAGTEARVERALSRVGLDGYEDRLCSRLSNGERKRVALAGVLAMDPDYLVLDEPTAGLDGPGTRALVDLIRGLADEGLTFVVSTHYPGFAAAVGDRFGVLDEGRIAYHGRSLDGVDPERFGLRRFEVGDVTDRGRK; via the coding sequence GTGATCGAAACGGTCGACCTCCACTTCGGCTACGGCGACCGGACGGTCCTCCGCGGGGTGGAGTTCACCGCCCCGACGGCGGCGGTGACCGTCCTCCTCGGGCGCAACGGGGCCGGCAAGTCGAGCCTGCTGAAGCAGTTCAACGGCCTGCTCGAACCCGACCGCGGCCACGTCGTCGTCGGCGGCGAGCGCGTCGCCTACGACGCCGCTTCGCTCCGCTCGCTCCGTCGCCGGGTCGGGTTCGTCTTCCAGCGACCCGACGACCAACTCGTCGCCCCGACGGTCGGCGAGGACGTCGCCTTCGGCCCGGCCAACCGCGACGGCGACGCGGGGACCGAGGCCCGCGTCGAGCGGGCGCTCTCCCGGGTCGGCCTCGACGGCTACGAGGACCGGCTCTGTAGCCGGCTGAGCAACGGCGAGCGAAAGCGGGTCGCGCTCGCGGGCGTGTTGGCGATGGATCCCGACTACCTCGTCCTCGACGAACCGACCGCGGGACTCGACGGGCCGGGCACGCGCGCCCTCGTCGACCTGATCCGTGGCCTGGCCGACGAGGGCCTCACGTTCGTCGTCTCCACGCATTACCCGGGCTTCGCCGCGGCCGTCGGCGACCGCTTCGGCGTCCTCGACGAGGGGCGGATCGCGTACCACGGTCGATCGCTCGACGGCGTCGACCCCGAGCGGTTCGGCCTCCGGCGGTTCGAGGTGGGTGACGTGACCGATCGCGGTCGGAAATGA
- the cobA gene encoding uroporphyrinogen-III C-methyltransferase, whose protein sequence is MEEDTARGPGTGNGPPGRPRDADDETIRQPFDRETSTPERSRATAGQVYLVGAGPGDPDLLTVRARRLIETADVVFHDALTRDTLVHRIPGAVEVVDVGKRADRKTPQAEINERLADRAAAGDAVVRLKGGDPFVFGRGGEEAQYLADRDVGFEIVPGVSSVIAAPGLAGIPLTHRDVSSRFTVITGHETPDKGASTLDWAALADEIRNGSTLVILMGVRTLERNVTALRSHGVDGDVPVALVQKAAWDDQRVVRGSLETIVDDAEDSAITPPATTVVGDVVSIRDDVAAVLDEFEPA, encoded by the coding sequence ATGGAAGAGGACACCGCTCGGGGACCGGGAACGGGGAACGGACCGCCGGGACGCCCCCGGGACGCCGACGACGAGACGATCCGCCAGCCCTTCGACCGCGAGACGTCGACCCCGGAGCGGTCGCGGGCGACGGCGGGCCAGGTGTATCTGGTCGGCGCGGGGCCGGGCGATCCGGACCTGCTCACCGTCCGGGCGCGGCGGCTCATCGAGACCGCTGACGTGGTGTTTCACGACGCCCTCACCCGTGATACGCTGGTTCACCGCATCCCCGGAGCGGTTGAGGTCGTCGACGTCGGCAAGCGGGCCGACCGGAAGACGCCACAGGCGGAGATCAACGAGCGACTGGCCGACCGCGCGGCCGCCGGCGACGCCGTCGTCCGCCTGAAGGGCGGCGACCCGTTCGTCTTCGGCCGCGGCGGCGAGGAGGCCCAGTACCTCGCCGACCGCGACGTCGGGTTCGAGATCGTGCCGGGCGTCTCCAGCGTGATCGCCGCCCCCGGACTGGCCGGCATCCCGCTCACCCACCGCGACGTCTCCTCCCGCTTCACGGTCATCACGGGCCACGAGACGCCGGACAAGGGCGCGAGTACGCTCGACTGGGCCGCGCTCGCCGACGAGATCCGGAACGGGTCGACGCTCGTCATCCTCATGGGCGTCCGGACGCTGGAGCGCAACGTCACCGCCCTCCGGTCGCACGGCGTCGACGGCGACGTCCCCGTCGCCCTCGTCCAGAAGGCCGCCTGGGACGACCAGCGCGTCGTCCGGGGCTCCCTCGAGACCATCGTCGACGACGCCGAGGACTCCGCGATCACGCCCCCCGCGACCACCGTCGTCGGCGACGTGGTCTCGATCCGCGACGACGTCGCCGCCGTCCTCGACGAGTTCGAACCGGCCTGA